From Coffea arabica cultivar ET-39 chromosome 2e, Coffea Arabica ET-39 HiFi, whole genome shotgun sequence, the proteins below share one genomic window:
- the LOC113729131 gene encoding elongation factor 1-beta 2-like — MRPIRATCLSIPNYPSFQTYELKNLSSRAISRAVSLPIPQASVLEQPSADLYPNASQWYHSVSSKLAPSFPGKAVGVRIGQGVAAEAALAVVAKEAPAAEDDDDLDLFGDETEEEKKAVEQREAAKASTKKKKSGKSSVLMDSKPWDDETDMKKLGCICCLEEKGKKDLVLGEVRE, encoded by the exons ATGCGCCCTATTAGAGCAACTTGTTTGTCTATACCTAATTATCCGTCTTTTCAAACATATGAACTAAAAAATCTTAGT TCAAGGGCCATTAGCCGGGCCGTCTCTCTCCCGATTCCGCAGGCTTCAGTTTTGGAGCAGCCTAGTGCTGATTTGTATCCCAATGCTAGCCAATGGTACCATTCCGTCTCCTCAAAACTTGCCCCAAGCTTTCCTGGAAAAGCTGTTGGAGTGAGAATTGGCCAAGGTGTTGCAGCGGAAGCTGCTCTAGCTGTGGTGGCCAAGGAAGCACCAGCAGCAGAAGATGATGATGACCTTGATCTCTTTGGTGATGAAACAGAGGAGGAAAAGAAGGCAGTAGAACAGAGGGAGGCTGCCAAAGCATCCaccaagaagaaaaagagtgGAAAATCATCCGTTCTTATGGATAGTAAACCTTGGGATGATGAGACAGACATGAAGAAGCTCGGCTGCATTTGCTGTTtagaagaaaaagggaagaaagatTTAGTGTTAGGTGAGGTCCGTGAGTGA